A window from Manduca sexta isolate Smith_Timp_Sample1 chromosome 24, JHU_Msex_v1.0, whole genome shotgun sequence encodes these proteins:
- the LOC115445421 gene encoding transcription factor AP-4 isoform X1, with translation MSLHGNDVCLLEVEDYNLYEEEASDHAFTSSEKHATSGSKTMEAEKRIRREIANSNERRRMQSINAGFQALRTLLPRHEGEKLSKAAILQQTAEYIYNLEQEKTRLLSQNCQLKRLLNQHEGGEIPLKKRKNDILNHIPPVIPPDSTDDTVTNSRSPEPVAVITVSSVPPKKDQESGELRVQLEQERRLRRLLEERLHTLETQMYPDTGREHTRSIVHFEQTDIADCKLESEEVETQVVETPVVATPLLEAAIKAEPRVEVEVLPDANHDTSSRLYLASTSRQNLETIVEAIRHLEGDHLFREEAGDAPLALTKKERAPPPRPGVIVVKHS, from the exons ATGTCATTACACGGTAATGATGTTTGTTTACTAGAAGTAGAAGATTACAACTTGTACGAAGAAGAAGCATCGGATCACGCTTTTACAAG TTCTGAAAAGCACGCAACTTCTGGAAGCAAGACAATGGAGGCTGAAAAACGCATTAGACGAGAAATTGCTAACAGCAATGAGCGCAGAAGAATGCAGAGCATTAATGCTGGTTTTCAAGCTTTGCGCACATTGCTGCCAAGGCATGAGGGTGAAAAACTGAGCAAA GCAGCTATATTGCAGCAGACAGCGGAGTATATCTACAATCTTGAGCAAGAAAAAACAAGACTACTGTCACAAAACTGCCAGTTAAAAAGACTATTGAATCAACATGAAGGAGGTGAAATACCActtaagaaaagaaaaaatgatATTCTTAACCACATACCTCCAGTGATACCTCCGGACTCTACAGATGATACTGTAACTAACTCAAGATCACCTGAACCTGTTGCTGTTATTACTGTTTCTAGTGTGCCACCGAAAAAGGACCAGGAAAGTGGAGAGCTTAGAGTTCAACTGGAACAAGAGCGACGACTGCGCCGACTGCTTGAGGAGCGACTCCACACTCTGGAAACTCAAATGTACCCTGACACAGGCCGTGAACATACACGCTCCATTGTACATTTTGAGCAAACTGACATTGCTGATTGCAAACTTGAAAGTGAGGAAGTGGAAACGCAGGTTGTAGAAACTCCAGTGGTGGCAACACCATTGCTGGAAGCTGCTATAAAAGCAGAACCAAGAGTGGAGGTGGAGGTGCTACCTGACGCCAACCATGACACATCATCAAGGCTGTACCTGGCAAGCACCAGTCGACAAAACCTGGAGACCATTGTGGAGGCCATTCGGCACCTGGAAGGCGACCACCTATTCCGCGAAGAGGCGGGCGATGCGCCACTGGCGCTGACCAAAAAAGAACGCGCGCCGCCACCGCGGCCGGGCGTCATTGTGGTCAAGCATTCGTGA
- the LOC115445421 gene encoding transcription factor AP-4 isoform X2, protein MLLSSEKHATSGSKTMEAEKRIRREIANSNERRRMQSINAGFQALRTLLPRHEGEKLSKAAILQQTAEYIYNLEQEKTRLLSQNCQLKRLLNQHEGGEIPLKKRKNDILNHIPPVIPPDSTDDTVTNSRSPEPVAVITVSSVPPKKDQESGELRVQLEQERRLRRLLEERLHTLETQMYPDTGREHTRSIVHFEQTDIADCKLESEEVETQVVETPVVATPLLEAAIKAEPRVEVEVLPDANHDTSSRLYLASTSRQNLETIVEAIRHLEGDHLFREEAGDAPLALTKKERAPPPRPGVIVVKHS, encoded by the exons ATGCTATTAAG TTCTGAAAAGCACGCAACTTCTGGAAGCAAGACAATGGAGGCTGAAAAACGCATTAGACGAGAAATTGCTAACAGCAATGAGCGCAGAAGAATGCAGAGCATTAATGCTGGTTTTCAAGCTTTGCGCACATTGCTGCCAAGGCATGAGGGTGAAAAACTGAGCAAA GCAGCTATATTGCAGCAGACAGCGGAGTATATCTACAATCTTGAGCAAGAAAAAACAAGACTACTGTCACAAAACTGCCAGTTAAAAAGACTATTGAATCAACATGAAGGAGGTGAAATACCActtaagaaaagaaaaaatgatATTCTTAACCACATACCTCCAGTGATACCTCCGGACTCTACAGATGATACTGTAACTAACTCAAGATCACCTGAACCTGTTGCTGTTATTACTGTTTCTAGTGTGCCACCGAAAAAGGACCAGGAAAGTGGAGAGCTTAGAGTTCAACTGGAACAAGAGCGACGACTGCGCCGACTGCTTGAGGAGCGACTCCACACTCTGGAAACTCAAATGTACCCTGACACAGGCCGTGAACATACACGCTCCATTGTACATTTTGAGCAAACTGACATTGCTGATTGCAAACTTGAAAGTGAGGAAGTGGAAACGCAGGTTGTAGAAACTCCAGTGGTGGCAACACCATTGCTGGAAGCTGCTATAAAAGCAGAACCAAGAGTGGAGGTGGAGGTGCTACCTGACGCCAACCATGACACATCATCAAGGCTGTACCTGGCAAGCACCAGTCGACAAAACCTGGAGACCATTGTGGAGGCCATTCGGCACCTGGAAGGCGACCACCTATTCCGCGAAGAGGCGGGCGATGCGCCACTGGCGCTGACCAAAAAAGAACGCGCGCCGCCACCGCGGCCGGGCGTCATTGTGGTCAAGCATTCGTGA